One region of Syntrophorhabdaceae bacterium genomic DNA includes:
- a CDS encoding MTAP family purine nucleoside phosphorylase, with product MNAVIGGTSLLSSSIFRSWKNRNIKTPYGNIQVKASNNTIFLQRHGSPPVPPHTINHRGNIWALKKLGVQKIISINSVGSLKTSIKPGIFVIPDDFMSVWNIPTFFDKEMGFFIPEMDKTIARLLYNLCKGLSIRVKSGGIYIQTIGPRFETRAEINMLKRFGDIVGMTMASEATLAMEYGIPYASICSIDNYCNGIIKIPLTLEKIRDNVRENLDNIELIIKTLIQKDFT from the coding sequence ATGAATGCTGTCATCGGTGGCACCTCACTCCTGAGTTCATCCATATTCCGTTCGTGGAAGAACAGGAATATCAAAACTCCCTACGGGAATATCCAGGTTAAAGCCAGCAACAATACAATATTTCTCCAGCGCCATGGCAGCCCTCCTGTTCCGCCTCACACAATCAATCACCGCGGCAACATATGGGCTTTAAAAAAACTTGGCGTTCAAAAAATCATCTCCATCAACTCCGTTGGAAGTCTGAAAACATCGATCAAACCGGGTATCTTCGTGATACCTGACGACTTCATGTCTGTCTGGAATATACCAACCTTTTTCGATAAAGAGATGGGATTTTTCATCCCGGAGATGGATAAAACAATAGCCAGGCTTCTCTACAACCTGTGTAAAGGACTAAGCATCAGGGTCAAAAGCGGCGGCATCTATATCCAGACTATCGGCCCCAGGTTTGAGACAAGGGCAGAGATCAATATGTTAAAGAGGTTTGGGGACATTGTCGGGATGACCATGGCATCTGAGGCAACACTCGCAATGGAATATGGTATACCGTACGCAAGCATCTGCTCCATTGACAACTACTGCAACGGGATCATAAAAATACCGCTCACGCTGGAAAAGATCAGAGACAACGTCAGGGAAAACCTGGACAACATTGAACTTATTATCAAAACACTTATTCAAAAGGATTTTACATGA
- a CDS encoding spore coat U domain-containing protein, whose protein sequence is MKLLSLIVILCILFLITGIARAVCTMSVTNVSFSTYDVFGTAPVDSDSGRVNVSCTSDVNRATVTIGKSTTSNSFNPRQMKLTTGTDVLSYNIYTTSARAAIWGDGTGGTNTVRANRPSGKPQPWATALTMYGRIPAGQNVSVGSYSDHVTVTVTP, encoded by the coding sequence ATGAAACTGCTGAGCTTGATAGTTATTCTATGTATTCTTTTCCTGATTACAGGGATTGCCCGCGCTGTCTGTACCATGTCAGTGACAAATGTTTCTTTCAGCACCTATGACGTGTTCGGGACAGCGCCCGTCGATAGTGATTCAGGCAGGGTGAACGTAAGCTGCACCTCAGATGTGAACAGGGCCACGGTCACTATCGGCAAAAGCACGACGTCGAACAGTTTCAATCCACGGCAGATGAAGCTCACAACCGGCACGGATGTGCTGAGCTACAACATCTATACTACATCCGCTCGCGCAGCCATTTGGGGTGACGGTACAGGCGGAACAAACACGGTCCGGGCAAACCGGCCTTCCGGAAAACCACAGCCATGGGCTACAGCCCTCACCATGTATGGAAGGATCCCCGCAGGACAGAATGTATCCGTAGGTTCCTACAGTGATCACGTCACTGTCACAGTAACACCTTAA